The following coding sequences are from one Candidatus Nitrosopumilus sp. SW window:
- a CDS encoding tetratricopeptide repeat protein encodes MKKPFGKKSKEKEEYKVEKKTEETALVDIDYNRKRLFKKGINLMADEKLEEAITVFEQALRIDPDNVETLLKLGYARFHIDDHHEALRVYDRILDIDVTNPEAWNLKGLVHYEQKNYSKALDSVEKAIETDPTYGMAWYNKACFLSLLNQVPESLEALKRSIEIDVKNARKSIRDKDFVNVRIEEGFKRIQEVVVLESIRQGYHTIGSIVWTTFLDKKDAEDALRKLLEKGLIVQNEKRDGLSRIPVYDLAPNVAEKMGKEKKGLFGITKKKLPKPVKNLKELSQAIQDAKEAIEEENAERAIEVFDEFIDPKKSGEQMIENFFDEHREIRLWKIRLKDRGNDYIVENKEKMLILFDNVEVTITKKLRNEIS; translated from the coding sequence GTGAAGAAACCTTTCGGAAAAAAATCAAAGGAAAAAGAAGAGTACAAAGTAGAAAAAAAGACAGAAGAGACAGCGTTAGTTGATATCGACTATAATCGTAAGAGACTGTTTAAGAAAGGAATCAATTTGATGGCAGATGAAAAACTTGAAGAGGCCATCACAGTATTTGAACAAGCATTAAGAATTGATCCAGATAATGTCGAGACATTATTGAAATTAGGATATGCAAGATTTCATATCGATGATCATCATGAAGCATTAAGAGTTTATGATAGAATTTTAGATATTGACGTTACAAATCCTGAAGCTTGGAATCTAAAAGGATTAGTTCATTATGAACAAAAAAATTATTCTAAAGCTCTTGATTCAGTTGAAAAAGCAATTGAAACAGACCCAACATATGGAATGGCATGGTACAACAAAGCATGTTTCTTATCATTATTGAATCAAGTTCCAGAATCATTAGAGGCATTGAAACGTTCAATCGAAATTGATGTAAAGAATGCTAGAAAATCAATTAGAGACAAAGATTTTGTTAATGTCAGAATCGAAGAAGGATTCAAAAGAATTCAAGAAGTGGTAGTTTTAGAATCAATCAGACAAGGTTATCACACAATTGGTTCAATCGTTTGGACGACATTTCTAGATAAGAAAGATGCAGAAGATGCATTAAGAAAATTATTAGAGAAAGGATTGATTGTCCAAAATGAAAAGAGAGATGGGTTAAGCAGAATTCCAGTATATGATCTTGCACCAAACGTTGCAGAAAAAATGGGTAAAGAAAAGAAAGGATTGTTTGGAATTACAAAAAAGAAATTACCAAAACCTGTAAAGAATCTAAAAGAATTAAGTCAAGCAATTCAAGATGCTAAAGAGGCAATAGAAGAAGAGAATGCAGAAAGAGCAATAGAAGTGTTTGATGAGTTTATTGATCCAAAGAAATCAGGAGAACAGATGATTGAAAATTTCTTTGATGAACATAGAGAGATTAGATTATGGAAAATCAGACTAAAAGATAGAGGTAATGATTACATTGTAGAAAACAAAGAAAAGATGTTGATATTGTTTGATAACGTAGAAGTTACAATTACCAAAAAACTCAGAAATGAAATTTCTTAA
- a CDS encoding GTP-binding protein, whose translation MGIPEKIKAIQDEMARTQINKATEHHLGLLKAKIAKLKREQEDNAAKKSGMKSDGFDVRRTGDATVVFIGLPSVGKSTLLNKLTGAKSAVGAFQFTTLTVVPGMMEYRGAKIQVLDLPGIIKGASTGKGLGKRILSVARTADLVLLVLDVFQPYHEDVLVNELGNIGIRLNQLPPNITIEKAAMGGIAIAQQVKLTKITEKHLKDILHLYGIVSARVVVREDITSEQLSDHIAGNISYSKALTVLNKIDLVDEKFLKDLKTKIKSDVIEVSANSDINIEILKEKIYEKLKFIRIYMRPKGGETDFKEPLIAREGDTVEDICNKLHRRMKREFRYGMVWGKSVKFGGQRVGLSHILQDEDVLTIIKTRGT comes from the coding sequence AACATCATCTTGGATTACTAAAAGCAAAGATTGCAAAACTCAAAAGAGAGCAAGAAGATAACGCTGCAAAAAAATCTGGAATGAAATCTGATGGATTTGATGTTAGGAGAACAGGAGATGCAACAGTCGTATTCATTGGATTACCAAGTGTTGGAAAATCAACATTGCTCAATAAATTAACTGGAGCAAAATCAGCAGTAGGAGCATTCCAATTCACAACATTAACAGTAGTACCAGGAATGATGGAATATAGAGGAGCAAAAATTCAGGTATTAGATTTACCTGGAATTATCAAAGGTGCATCTACAGGAAAAGGATTAGGAAAGAGGATCTTATCCGTGGCAAGAACAGCAGATCTTGTGTTATTGGTTTTAGACGTATTTCAGCCATATCATGAGGATGTTTTAGTTAACGAGTTAGGAAATATAGGAATCAGGCTAAACCAACTACCCCCAAACATTACAATTGAAAAAGCAGCAATGGGAGGAATTGCAATTGCCCAACAAGTTAAACTTACAAAAATCACAGAAAAACATTTGAAAGATATTTTGCACCTTTATGGAATTGTCAGTGCACGTGTTGTTGTTAGAGAAGACATAACATCAGAACAGTTATCTGATCATATTGCAGGAAACATTAGTTATTCAAAAGCACTCACAGTTTTGAATAAAATCGATTTAGTGGATGAGAAATTTTTGAAAGATTTGAAAACAAAAATCAAATCAGATGTGATTGAAGTGTCAGCAAATTCAGATATCAATATCGAAATATTAAAAGAAAAAATCTATGAGAAATTAAAATTCATTCGAATATACATGCGTCCAAAAGGGGGTGAAACAGATTTCAAAGAACCATTAATTGCAAGAGAAGGAGATACAGTAGAAGATATTTGTAACAAATTACATCGAAGAATGAAAAGAGAATTCAGATACGGAATGGTTTGGGGAAAGAGTGTAAAGTTTGGAGGACAAAGAGTAGGTTTGAGTCATATTCTACAAGATGAAGACGTGTTGACAATTATCAAAACACGAGGAACATAA
- a CDS encoding sulfurtransferase has protein sequence MTESGNVTTDVDSLRSEIRDKSVRVIDVRREDDYKKDHISTAVNLPLANLLSDDSPERVVKLVNSMGIDDETRVVVYDDTFGALASRVAWTLEYLGHSDVSLLETTYSNWKSLGLESDSQTPEVQSKEHSVKLQPDILATSDYLETAKQRDDVILIDNRERLNFLEQHIPGAISLPYRTLASNDKILRPKEDMKRLLDNRGVTGDSEIITYCGSVGTLSGLAYYALKTAGLPNAKLYVRSFKEWKSLQKPTVKQEDANYWDLSAE, from the coding sequence TTGACAGAATCTGGTAATGTCACAACTGATGTGGACTCTTTACGTTCAGAAATTAGAGACAAAAGCGTTCGAGTAATTGATGTAAGACGAGAAGATGACTACAAAAAAGATCATATCTCTACTGCTGTGAATTTACCTTTGGCAAATCTTTTGTCAGATGATAGTCCTGAACGTGTTGTTAAACTGGTAAACTCAATGGGAATTGATGATGAAACTCGTGTTGTAGTTTACGATGATACATTTGGAGCCTTGGCATCAAGAGTTGCATGGACTTTGGAATATCTTGGACATTCTGATGTAAGCTTACTTGAAACAACTTATAGTAATTGGAAATCTCTTGGTCTTGAAAGCGACTCACAGACTCCTGAGGTACAAAGTAAAGAACACTCTGTGAAATTACAACCTGATATTTTAGCTACATCTGATTATCTAGAAACTGCAAAACAACGTGATGATGTTATTTTGATTGATAATAGAGAGAGATTAAACTTCCTTGAACAACACATCCCTGGTGCGATCAGTTTACCTTATAGAACACTTGCATCAAATGACAAAATTTTACGTCCAAAAGAGGATATGAAACGTTTACTTGATAATCGTGGAGTGACAGGCGACTCTGAAATTATTACTTATTGTGGCAGTGTGGGCACACTTTCTGGATTGGCATACTATGCATTAAAGACTGCAGGTCTTCCAAATGCTAAACTATATGTCCGTTCTTTCAAAGAATGGAAAAGTCTTCAAAAACCTACTGTAAAACAAGAAGATGCAAATTATTGGGATCTTTCTGCTGAATAA
- a CDS encoding histone has product MAAKRKAAPKRKAAPKRKAAKRKTAAKAAPKRKAAKRKAAPKRKTAAKKAAPKRKAAKRKAAPKRKTAAKKAAPKRKAAKRKAAPKRKTAAKKAAPKRKAAKRKAAPKRKTAAKRRK; this is encoded by the coding sequence ATGGCAGCTAAACGAAAAGCCGCTCCAAAGAGAAAAGCAGCTCCAAAGAGAAAGGCAGCTAAAAGAAAAACTGCAGCTAAAGCAGCTCCAAAGAGAAAAGCCGCAAAAAGAAAGGCAGCTCCAAAGAGAAAAACTGCAGCTAAGAAAGCAGCTCCAAAGAGAAAAGCCGCAAAAAGAAAGGCAGCTCCAAAGAGAAAAACTGCAGCTAAGAAAGCAGCTCCAAAGAGAAAAGCCGCAAAAAGAAAGGCAGCTCCAAAGAGAAAAACTGCAGCTAAGAAAGCAGCTCCAAAGAGAAAAGCCGCAAAAAGAAAGGCAGCTCCAAAGAGAAAAACTGCAGCTAAAAGACGAAAGTAA
- a CDS encoding collagen-like protein: protein MSSQSKLEIQGQAPFKQSGVYEAQIAIVGSRPSDEQIKSKQFTSLWRGNFHLRVKDGIFSETIGSPENPIPSSVLELETIWIVVTDLFSSLHSVFDVPLSRPKPQSTTQTSTETRTISETPKQKRTTKTSTGYPGPQGAPGDKGATGPQGPEGDKGPQGPPGQVGPPGDKGPEGPQGPPGDKGPTGDKGPSGDKGIAGDKGLTGDKGVTGDKGDKGDKGVPGPPGEKGDKGVTGPIGDKGPTGLKGPTGDKGEKGPTGPPGDKGLSGLRGAPGDKGEKGPQGPPGEKGLTGPIGTPGEKGPTGQAGVQGEKGIQGGPGPIGEKGPIGPIGEKGPIGPPGPLGDKGLTGPAGPPGDKGPIGPPGPIGEKGVRGTEGPIGDKGPQGPQGPAGAKGLTGVPGPQGEKGDKGPLGPQGEKGQTGATGPPGDKGPQGPQGSQGERGTTGPSGEKGPQGPQGIQGPQGERGPTGPIGSIGEQGPRGEQGPLGPAGPRGPPGPPGEKGPSGGMSSEQKALFKELLEILTEKNVISTEEQIKLMSYLY, encoded by the coding sequence GTGTCATCTCAGTCTAAATTAGAAATCCAAGGCCAGGCACCATTTAAACAGTCAGGTGTGTATGAAGCCCAAATAGCAATTGTTGGTAGTAGGCCTTCAGATGAACAAATTAAATCTAAACAATTTACTTCTCTTTGGCGGGGTAATTTCCATCTTAGAGTTAAAGATGGAATTTTTTCTGAAACTATTGGTTCTCCTGAAAATCCAATCCCCTCATCAGTATTAGAATTAGAAACAATTTGGATAGTCGTTACAGATCTATTTTCCTCATTACATTCTGTTTTTGATGTTCCATTATCAAGACCAAAACCTCAATCAACTACACAAACATCAACTGAAACTAGAACAATTTCTGAAACTCCAAAACAAAAACGTACAACTAAAACAAGTACTGGTTATCCAGGTCCACAAGGTGCTCCAGGTGACAAAGGTGCTACTGGTCCACAAGGTCCAGAAGGTGACAAAGGTCCACAAGGTCCGCCTGGACAAGTAGGTCCTCCGGGTGACAAAGGTCCCGAAGGTCCACAAGGTCCTCCGGGTGACAAAGGTCCAACTGGAGATAAAGGTCCATCTGGTGACAAAGGAATTGCTGGAGACAAAGGACTAACTGGAGACAAAGGAGTCACTGGTGACAAAGGTGACAAAGGTGACAAAGGTGTTCCTGGTCCACCTGGCGAAAAAGGTGACAAAGGTGTAACTGGTCCAATTGGTGACAAAGGTCCAACTGGACTAAAAGGTCCAACTGGCGATAAAGGAGAAAAAGGTCCAACAGGACCTCCTGGCGATAAAGGATTATCTGGATTAAGAGGTGCCCCTGGCGATAAAGGAGAAAAAGGTCCACAAGGTCCTCCAGGAGAAAAAGGATTAACAGGTCCTATTGGAACTCCGGGAGAAAAAGGCCCAACAGGACAAGCAGGTGTTCAAGGAGAAAAAGGAATTCAAGGTGGTCCGGGTCCTATCGGCGAAAAAGGTCCAATAGGTCCTATCGGCGAAAAAGGCCCAATAGGTCCACCAGGCCCACTTGGTGACAAAGGATTAACAGGTCCAGCAGGTCCTCCAGGTGACAAAGGTCCAATAGGTCCTCCGGGTCCTATCGGCGAAAAAGGTGTTAGAGGAACTGAAGGTCCTATCGGTGACAAAGGTCCACAAGGTCCACAAGGTCCAGCTGGTGCAAAAGGATTAACAGGCGTTCCTGGTCCTCAAGGAGAAAAAGGTGACAAAGGTCCGTTAGGTCCTCAAGGAGAAAAAGGACAAACAGGCGCAACAGGTCCTCCAGGTGACAAAGGTCCACAAGGTCCACAAGGTTCACAAGGTGAAAGAGGAACAACAGGTCCCTCTGGAGAAAAAGGTCCACAAGGTCCACAAGGAATTCAAGGCCCACAAGGTGAAAGAGGCCCAACAGGTCCAATAGGTTCTATCGGAGAACAAGGTCCACGTGGAGAACAAGGTCCGTTAGGTCCAGCAGGTCCAAGAGGTCCTCCAGGTCCTCCAGGAGAAAAAGGTCCATCAGGTGGAATGTCATCTGAACAAAAAGCATTGTTCAAAGAATTGTTAGAAATACTAACAGAGAAAAATGTCATTAGTACTGAAGAACAAATTAAACTAATGAGTTATCTTTACTAG